GACAGGCTGTTGGCAGCGGCCTGCTCGTTGGAGGCCTTGACGCGGAAACGCTTGATAATCCCTCCCGCCAGACGGCGGATACTGGGAAAGCGCAGAAAACCACGCTTCACCGTTTCCGGGTTTTGATGAGACAGCAGCAGGTTTTGAGCCAGAGACAACTCCGGCACAGCACCGCGTCCCAAACGCTCCTCGGGGACAAAACCCATACCCTGGTCACGTCGCCAGGCCGCATCACGCTGGGCAATCGCCTGGCCATCCAGCAAAATCATGTCTGCCTGCGCACGGGTATCTTCACCCGACAAGGCCGCCAGCAACTCCTGCTGACCATTACCGGAAATACCGGCTACCCCCAGAATTTCACCCTGGTGCAGATCAAAACTGACATCCTGCAATTCACAGGCAAAAGGATGGGATTTGCTCAACTGCAGATTACGTACCTGCAAGAGCGTGCCGCCTTGTTGCATGCTGCGTTCACCCAGAGACTGGGGCTCGGCACCAATCATCAGGCGCGACAGGCTGGCCGTGGTTTCCTCACGAGGATCGCAATAACCCGTGACCTTGCCCATGCGCATGACCGTACAGGCATTGCACAATTCGCGAATTTCATCGAGCTTGTGGCTGATATAGACAATGCTGCAACCTTCTGCGGCCAGTTGGCGCAAGGTGCCGAACAAACGGCGCACAGCCTGCGGCGTCAGCACTGACGTGGGTTCGTCCAGGATCAGCAGCTTGGGCTTGCCCAGCAAGGCCCGCACAATTTCCACCCGCTGGCACTCGCCCACGGACAAGGTGTGAATGTGACGTTGCGGGTCCAGATCCAGCCCGTACTGGCTGGCAGTCTCGCTAATGCGGCCCGCCAGCTCCTGCATATTGGTGGAAGCAGGCAAACCCAGCGCAATGTTTTCCGTGACAGTCAGGGTGTCAAACAAGGAAAAGTGCTGGAACACCATGCCAATGCCCAATTGTCGGGCTGCAGCCGGGCTGCTGATCTGAACGGGCTGACCGTCCCACAGAATCTGACCCTGATCCGGTTTGACCACCCCGTAAATAATCTTCATCAGGGTGGACTTGCCTGCGCCATTCTCCCCCAGCACGGCGTGAATCTGCCCCGGAAGGATAGACAGGGAAATATTGTCATTGGCCACCACCGCGGGATAGGCCTTGGTGATATTGCGAAGTTCGAGGCGTGGCACAGCCTTGGGGTCTGGGGATACCGTTTGCTCACCGGACTCAGAAGAATGGCCCACGGGAGACGATGGGGTCATGGCTGTATCAGCAAAAAAATATAAAACGCCCGAGCAAGCGCTGCATGGCCTGCTCAGACGTACAAAAAGGGAAGAAGAACCTGGGGCTTAACGCTTGCCCAAGGCTTGCTCTATTTTCTTATCAGTCTTGTATTGGCTAAGAGAATATACCGCCCAAATAGCGGCAGGAATCCATCCAATGACGGTCAACTGCAAAATCAGGCAAATAATGCCTGCTACAGGCCGACCAATCGTGAAAAAAACCAGCCATGGCAACAGCAGTGCGATCAGTAAGCGCATGAGAACACTCGCAATAATCTGAGAAGAGCGCTATTTTACCCTTTATTGCCCGACTGAATCATTTGCCTTCCAACAAGTACAACAAGAGGCCCGGATCAGCCGTGCTGAGCCGGGCCTGGATCACGAACAAAATTTACAGCAGTTCTTTGCGCAGTTGAGCTGGCGTCTTGGGCGAGAGCAGGCCTGGGGCCACGTCCAGGACAGTCTGGGCACCAGTCTGACCGTTCTTGTTCATGCGGTACGCGGCGCGCGCATAAGCGACCAGCACGCTGGACGTGAATTCGGGATTGCTGCCCAGATTCAGTGCGTACTCCACCACCTGCTGCGAACCCGAGCCGGACTGACCGCTACGAATCACAAAACCACCGTGCGGCATGGCGGCATGGTCGCGAGCCAGAGTTTCGGCATCAATGAAGTTCACTTCGGTGTCGTAGTCTGCAAAATAGTCAGGCATGGTGACAATTGCTTCACGCACGGTATCGGCATCCGCGCCCTGCTCCAGCACGACAAAGCACTGACGTTTGTGCTTTTCACGGGTGCTGAGTTCAGGCTGTTCGCCATTGCGCACACGCTGTACCGCAGCTTCGATAGGCAGGGTGTATTGCACACCACCGGCCACACCAGCCACACGACGGATCGCATCCGAGTGGCCTTGGCTCAGGCCCTTGCCCCAGAAGGTGTAAGTCTGGCCAACAGGCAAAACGCATTCGCCGTACAGGCGATTCAGGGAGAACAGGCCTGGGTCCCAGCCCACCGCGATCAGAGCCGTGGTGCCAGCGCCCTGAGCGGCCGCATCGACAGCCGCGTAGTACTCGGGGATACGGGCATGGGTATCAAAGCTGTCCACCGTTGTGAACCAGCGCGCCAAGGCCGGGCCTTGCTCGGGCAGGTCATTTTTAGAGCCACCACAGAGAATCAGCACATCAATATCATTGCGGTACTGTTCGATCTGGTCCAGGGCGCGCACGGGCACGCCTGCACTTTGCAGACGCAGGGAAGCAGGGTCACGACGAGTAAAAACGCTGACCAGCTCCATGTCCGGGTTTTGTGCCAGGGCCAGCTCTACGCCTCGCCCTAAATTGCCGTAACCTGCAATACCGACACGGATTTTGCTACTCATGGTGTTTTCCTTAAAACTGATAAATAAGTGCTGTCAGAACTGCTGCGCTCTGAAGCGGCTGGCCTAGTCGCTGATCATGCGGGCGGCAAAGCCCATGAACAACAGCCCCACCGAGCCATTGCCCATACGGGACAAACGCTGATGACGTCGGAAAATTCCTGCCAGACGGTCACCGCCAAAAATCAGCAAAGACAAATAACAAATGCTGATCAGCTCCACCACCAGACCCAACAGCATAAAGGCCAGGCCTGTGTGACCTTTGGACGGGTCCACAAACTGCACGAAAAAGGACAGGAAGAACAAGATGGCCTTGGGATTCAACAAGCTCAGGAGCAAGGCCTTGCGAAAGCGGGTTTCGTGACGCAAGCGCGTGTCCACGGACTGGACCGGGCCGCCTTGCCTGAAGGCTGACTGTAACAGCCGCACCCCCAAATACAACAAATAGGCAGCGCCCAGCCAGCGTATGCCCATATACAACATGGGCAGCGTCTTAAGCAGCGAGGCAGCGCCCAGGGCTGTCAGCGTCATCAAAATACCGTCGCCCACGACAACGCCCAAGGCCGCTTTATAACCTTCGCGTACGCCATGTCCGGCGCCACTGGCCAGAACGTATAAAGAATTGGGTCCAGGCAATAGCACGATAAACACCGTACCCACCACAAAGGCCCAGAAATTGATAACACCGATTTGTTCGAACACGCCGGCCTCGCTAAACGCAGCAGAATCCGCAATTTTAGCGCTAAAAAAATGCCCCTGGCACGGGTGGAATGCCAGGGGCGATCAGGTCAATTTGTAAGGTCTACGCTGCCGGACTGACTCGGCTACGCATTACCGGACCTGATGGACTACGCAGTCGCTAGTTCCTGGGTCTGGAACTGCTCCTGTTTCATGGTGCCTTCCTGCTGGAAACGAACGTGCCAGGACAAGGCCTCTTCCAAAATGTGGGGCGTATGGCCGCCACGTTGGCTGGCGCGTTCAACGTAGTCCAGCAAGGCAGGACGATAGTCGGGGTGAGCACATTTTTCGATGATGACGCGGGCACGCTCACGGGGAGCCAAACCACGCAAATCAGCCAAGCCCCATTCGGAAACCAAAACAGCCACATCGTGCTCGCAATGGTCTACGTGCGATGCCATAGGCACCACGCTGGAGATAGCACCATCTTTGGCGACGGACTTGCTGACAAAAATGGACAGGTGTGCATTGCGGGCGAAATCGCCAGAGCCGCCAATGCCATTCATCATGTGGGTACCACAGACGTGGGTGGAATTCACGTTGCCGTAGATATCAAACTCCAGGGCGGTGTTGATCGCGATAATGCCCAAGCGACGCACCAGTTCCGGGTGATTACTAATTTCCTGAGGACGCAGCACCAGCTT
This genomic window from Alcaligenes faecalis contains:
- a CDS encoding ABC transporter ATP-binding protein, whose product is MTPSSPVGHSSESGEQTVSPDPKAVPRLELRNITKAYPAVVANDNISLSILPGQIHAVLGENGAGKSTLMKIIYGVVKPDQGQILWDGQPVQISSPAAARQLGIGMVFQHFSLFDTLTVTENIALGLPASTNMQELAGRISETASQYGLDLDPQRHIHTLSVGECQRVEIVRALLGKPKLLILDEPTSVLTPQAVRRLFGTLRQLAAEGCSIVYISHKLDEIRELCNACTVMRMGKVTGYCDPREETTASLSRLMIGAEPQSLGERSMQQGGTLLQVRNLQLSKSHPFACELQDVSFDLHQGEILGVAGISGNGQQELLAALSGEDTRAQADMILLDGQAIAQRDAAWRRDQGMGFVPEERLGRGAVPELSLAQNLLLSHQNPETVKRGFLRFPSIRRLAGGIIKRFRVKASNEQAAANSLSGGNLQKYIIGREVTRQPRILMIAQPTWGVDVGAAAQIHAELLALRDAGCALLVISEELDELFAIADRLIVISKGRMSPSIPVAQASVDQIGQWMSGLWEEGEHVQA
- a CDS encoding YqaE/Pmp3 family membrane protein, which gives rise to MRLLIALLLPWLVFFTIGRPVAGIICLILQLTVIGWIPAAIWAVYSLSQYKTDKKIEQALGKR
- a CDS encoding diaminopimelate dehydrogenase; this translates as MSSKIRVGIAGYGNLGRGVELALAQNPDMELVSVFTRRDPASLRLQSAGVPVRALDQIEQYRNDIDVLILCGGSKNDLPEQGPALARWFTTVDSFDTHARIPEYYAAVDAAAQGAGTTALIAVGWDPGLFSLNRLYGECVLPVGQTYTFWGKGLSQGHSDAIRRVAGVAGGVQYTLPIEAAVQRVRNGEQPELSTREKHKRQCFVVLEQGADADTVREAIVTMPDYFADYDTEVNFIDAETLARDHAAMPHGGFVIRSGQSGSGSQQVVEYALNLGSNPEFTSSVLVAYARAAYRMNKNGQTGAQTVLDVAPGLLSPKTPAQLRKELL
- the leuE gene encoding leucine efflux protein LeuE; the protein is MFEQIGVINFWAFVVGTVFIVLLPGPNSLYVLASGAGHGVREGYKAALGVVVGDGILMTLTALGAASLLKTLPMLYMGIRWLGAAYLLYLGVRLLQSAFRQGGPVQSVDTRLRHETRFRKALLLSLLNPKAILFFLSFFVQFVDPSKGHTGLAFMLLGLVVELISICYLSLLIFGGDRLAGIFRRHQRLSRMGNGSVGLLFMGFAARMISD